The Helicoverpa armigera isolate CAAS_96S chromosome 25, ASM3070526v1, whole genome shotgun sequence genome has a window encoding:
- the LOC110376659 gene encoding probable basic-leucine zipper transcription factor F, with the protein MLPVVLLSVFTTSLAFTTHRYDVYESYGEYLPIAPLTDSIYSTGNSNGRRPVQTYVLPRKSDGVVSSDVLNQGPVINGNEWRWTDVQYSYQFPNQRNYRPLPLNRVAVTQPTKNFIFFQNSDQNRKYDTGTVSRPVSKNDEAVNKINETNKSNKTEGNGHVSDISTQSHDVNRTFVINEQITWNYDQHGFNQDNANVTTRSIDSNSNFNYLTPKQGADKIYLPTKTNNTSVYNNKTNQIDVNTNYSSDNNKVRSEPNATVDRFNNETNEPRYGTKTTQDNEVTPKIEVKPEKAVDDDRWVWGNADDKIVETTTLVNLDDRAAFTGNACPQGKVKVGDRCVTRDS; encoded by the coding sequence ATGTTGCCAGTGGTACTGTTATCGGTGTTCACAACAAGTTTAGCGTTCACGACGCATCGGTACGATGTTTACGAGAGCTATGGAGAATATCTCCCCATCGCTCCCCTCACGGACAGTATTTATTCGACCGGGAACAGCAATGGACGGCGACCTGTGCAAACTTACGTATTACCGAGGAAATCTGACGGTGTTGTGTCAAGTGATGTGTTGAACCAAGGACCTGTAATTAACGGCAATGAGTGGCGTTGGACCGACGTGCAGTACAGTTATCAGTTCCCAAACCAAAGGAATTACAGACCGCTCCCATTGAACAGAGTGGCCGTCACTCAACCAACGAAGAACttcatatttttccaaaattccgatcaaaatagaaaatatgATACAGGTACTGTAAGTCGGCCAGTGTCGAAGAACGATGAAGctgtcaataaaattaatgaaactaataaatcaaataaaacagaaGGGAATGGGCATGTTTCAGACATTAGCACACAATCGCATGACGTCAACCGTACATTTGTCATTAATGAACAAATTACCTGGAATTATGACCAGCACGGTTTTAACCAAGACAATGCTAATGTTACTACTAGAAGCATCGACTCTAACAGTAATTTCAACTATTTAACTCCAAAACAAGGTGCTGATAAGATTTATCTCCCAACGAAAACAAACAACACATCcgtttataataacaaaacaaaccaaattgATGTAAACACGAATTATAGCAGTGACAATAACAAGGTTAGGAGCGAACCCAATGCCACTGTGGATCGTTTTAATAATGAAACCAACGAGCCTAGATACGGAACCAAAACTACACAAGACAACGAAGTCACTCCTAAAATAGAAGTGAAACCAGAAAAGGCTGTGGATGACGACAGATGGGTTTGGGGGAATGCTGATGACAAGATTGTGGAGACCACGACCCTGGTTAACCTTGATGATAGAGCTGCTTTTACAGGTAACGCCTGTCCTCAAGGGAAGGTCAAGGTTGGAGACAGATGCGTCACCCGTGACTCGTGA